DNA sequence from the Salifodinibacter halophilus genome:
GCGGTAGCCGGTGCTCCCGCCGCGCTGGCGCACCGCGCGTCACCTGGAGATACACACTCTGATCACCACCGCCGTTGACGTTGATCAAGTCGTTCAACAGTCGTACCCAGTTGCCGTGCTGGTGTGGATTGTCGATGCCAACCGCCGCGAGACTGTCGGCCAAGCGACTCAAATGTGCCTCAAGTCGAAACGGCCGACCGGCGTAGACTGGAACCACTTCGTACACGCTATCGGCGAACAAAAACCCGCGATCGAAGATCGAGATACTCGCCTGCTCGGCCGCGACGAAACTGCCATTGATCAGCGCCGTGTCCGTCATTCAGGGTTTCCTAGAACATCATCCAGATGGCGTCGATAAGGCGTGAGAACAGCCCGCCTTCGCCAACTTCCTTGCCAGCGTAAAGCGGCTTCTGTTTCAAAAGCTTGTCGTTGTATTTGATCGTCAGTGTCCCGATTTTCTGGCCTTTTTGGATTGGCGCAGTTAACGATTGCGGCAGCTTCGCCGACACTTTGACGTCATCGCGCTTACCGCGCGGGTAGGCAACCACAACCTTGTTTTGGGCCACCGCCGGGACACGGTCGGCATCGCCTTTCCAGACTGTCACCTTGGCGATCGATTGGCCCGACTTGGCAAATGTCCCGTTTTCAAAAAACCGGAATCCATAGTTGAGCAACGAATCAGCTTCGCGGTTGCGCGCATTATTCGTGTCGGTGCCGGTTACCGCCGAGACCAGCCGCATTCCCTTGGCTTTCGCCGAAACCACCAAATTGAAACCAGCTTCCTTAGTATGGCCGGTCTTGCCGCCATCCACGCGGGAATCACTCCAAAGCAGCTTATTACGATTGTGCTGCTTGATGCCGTTGTATTTGAAGGCCTTCTTTTGGAAATACTTCTGGTAAAGCTCCGGAAAATCAGTCGCGATTTTGGCCTGCAGTCCGGCAATGTCGCGTGCACTCATGTAGTGGTTTTCGACCGGCAACCCATCCACATTCTCGAAATGGCTGTTGCTCAGCCCCAGCCGTTCGGCATATTTATTCATATAGCCGACAAACGTGCCGGTCGTGCCGCCCATATGCTGCGCCAGCGCGATAGCGGCGTCGTTACCAGAGGCCGTGATCAAACCGTCCAATAGTTTGTCGACCGACACTTCGTTGCCGACTCGCAGAAACATCTGCGAACCTTTTGCCTTCCAGGCTTTCTTGCTGACCTTGGTCGTCTCATCGATCGAGAGATCGCCATTCGTGATCGCGTCAAACGTGATGTAACACGTCATCAGCTTGGTCACACTCGCCGGCTTGATGTGCTTGTCGGGATTTTTAGACGCCAACACCTGGCCAGAGTCGACATCCAAAAGCACATAGCTGCCCGCCCCCAGCGACGGCGGATCGGGGATAGGCAACGAGCGCGCCTGAGCGGCAACCGCAGCCCCGAGAAGCAGTAGGACGAAAAGCAAGCGCGACGCGTTATTCATAGTTGATCGATACAATCGGGTACACACGGGAAATGGCCAGCATGGCAAACGAGGCATACTGATTTTACAACAGCCGAACTGCTTCAAACTGCTATATGAGACCGACACCCTGTCAATTGGTTCACCCATCGAGCGGAACCGCGGTGATATCGCGCGTTGATAGACGCTGCCGGACACGGCGGCGCGAACTGGTATCTGCAAACGGCCCCACTTGAACAAGATACAGCGCCCGAGGGCCAGTGCCACGCCGGATACGGACCGCGTCGATGCCAAGCGAACGGATGCGACGCCGCTGACGAACCGCGTGCGAGCGACGGTCGAATGCCCCCGCCTGCAGATAATTGTCTGCATTAGACGTGGCGCGCGGCTTTGTATGATCCGTATCGGCGCGGTTGGCGCCCAGTACACTGATCCGTACACGCGCCCGTCCTCGACGCCGCATACCGAGCCGCTGTGCCGCAGCATAAGACAGGTCGATGACACGGTTACCGTGGAACGGCCCACGATCGTTGATCAACACGTCGACGTGACGGTCGTTGGATAGATTGGTGACGCGCACCCGCGAGCCAAGCGGCAGTGTCTTGTGTGCCGCCGTGAGCTTGTGCATATCGTAAATCTGGCCGCTCGCGGTCCGGCGGCCATCGAATCCGGGTCCATACCAGCTCGCCTCGCCGGTCTGCCGAAATCCCGTTGCATCGCTACGCACGCGATAGGTCTGGCCTTTGACGGTGTAACTCGAAGGCCCTTGTTGGATACGCCCGGACTCCGGCGACTGACTCGCGCAGCCGGCCACAATCAATAGCACACACGCCAACAGCGTCGCGTTGGTAATAACGCGGCGCCCCGCAAACACCGCCCGACGACGCTCAGTCAAGGCGCTTGGCGATCGCCTGCGACAACTGATGCACGGCCATCGCGTACAGATCGCTGTGGTTGTAGGTCGTGATCACGAAGAAATTGTGTTGTGCCAGCCAGTATTCACGCCCGTTCTTGCCGTTCAAACGCATGAGTGCGACACGTGCATCGGCAGAGGGTGACGTATCGAATGCGGCCGCACCGTCGCGCGCGATGCGCGCCCAGCTCGTATTGGTCGAATCCGGGCGCGACTGTGCGACCTCGGCCGCCGGCGAACCGGCAGTTACGCGCGCGCGACTCGCGACACCTGCGCCATTTTTCCAATCATGGCGTGACAGATAGCTGGCGACCGAAGCGATCGCATCCGCTGGCTGCCAGAGATCGCGCTCACCGTCGTCGTCGCCGTCGACCGCGTACGCCAGATAACTCGTGGGAATAAACTGTGGCAATCCGATCGCGCCTGCGTATGAGCCTTTCAGGTTTTGACAGTCGAGATCGTCCTGCACACAGAGTTTGATAAACGCCCGCAACTCCTTGCGGAAGAAATCGGCACGCGGTGGATAGTCAAACGCGAGTGTTGCTAGCGAATCGAGCACTCGCTCCTGGCCCATATGCTGCCCATAGCGCGTTTCGACACCGAGGATCGCAGCCACCACCGAGACCGGGACACCGTAGCGGCGTTCGGCCCGCTGGAAAGCCTCCCGATGCTGGCGCACGAAACGCAGCCCCTGGCGCGCGCGTTTGGGGGTAACGAAAATCGCACGATACTCGCCCCAATCCAACCGCGTTTCGGCTGGATTTCGCATCCTGTCGAGAACGCTCGAATTTTTTTTCGTCGCCGCTAGCAACTGTCGCGTTTTCGCTGCGGGAATGCCGCGATCGGCTAGTTGTTTGACAAGCTTTTCGGCACCTGCGCGGTGCACAAAATCGTCATCAGCGGC
Encoded proteins:
- the mltB gene encoding lytic murein transglycosylase B, which codes for MNRIIYCLLWAALGVYLISGVANAADDDFVHRAGAEKLVKQLADRGIPAAKTRQLLAATKKNSSVLDRMRNPAETRLDWGEYRAIFVTPKRARQGLRFVRQHREAFQRAERRYGVPVSVVAAILGVETRYGQHMGQERVLDSLATLAFDYPPRADFFRKELRAFIKLCVQDDLDCQNLKGSYAGAIGLPQFIPTSYLAYAVDGDDDGERDLWQPADAIASVASYLSRHDWKNGAGVASRARVTAGSPAAEVAQSRPDSTNTSWARIARDGAAAFDTSPSADARVALMRLNGKNGREYWLAQHNFFVITTYNHSDLYAMAVHQLSQAIAKRLD
- a CDS encoding D-alanyl-D-alanine carboxypeptidase; translated protein: MNNASRLLFVLLLLGAAVAAQARSLPIPDPPSLGAGSYVLLDVDSGQVLASKNPDKHIKPASVTKLMTCYITFDAITNGDLSIDETTKVSKKAWKAKGSQMFLRVGNEVSVDKLLDGLITASGNDAAIALAQHMGGTTGTFVGYMNKYAERLGLSNSHFENVDGLPVENHYMSARDIAGLQAKIATDFPELYQKYFQKKAFKYNGIKQHNRNKLLWSDSRVDGGKTGHTKEAGFNLVVSAKAKGMRLVSAVTGTDTNNARNREADSLLNYGFRFFENGTFAKSGQSIAKVTVWKGDADRVPAVAQNKVVVAYPRGKRDDVKVSAKLPQSLTAPIQKGQKIGTLTIKYNDKLLKQKPLYAGKEVGEGGLFSRLIDAIWMMF